From Chelatococcus sp. YT9, a single genomic window includes:
- a CDS encoding EamA family transporter: MKPFLLTWQFWALMSAAFAALTAILAKVGVSEVNSDYATFIRTIVILITVAALLGATGQWQSPSSVPGRTYVFLTLSGLATGASWLCYFRALKLGDAARVAPLDKMSVVLVAVFGVLFLGEKLSGANWLGVVMIAAGAVLIAYRA; encoded by the coding sequence ATGAAACCCTTTCTCCTGACCTGGCAATTCTGGGCGCTGATGTCCGCCGCCTTCGCTGCCTTGACCGCCATCCTCGCCAAGGTCGGGGTGAGCGAGGTGAATTCGGATTATGCTACTTTCATCCGCACCATCGTCATCCTCATCACCGTAGCCGCATTGCTGGGGGCGACCGGCCAATGGCAGTCGCCGAGTTCGGTTCCTGGACGGACCTATGTCTTCCTCACCCTCTCCGGGCTTGCGACAGGCGCTTCCTGGCTGTGCTACTTCCGTGCGCTGAAACTCGGCGACGCAGCCCGGGTCGCCCCGCTCGACAAAATGAGCGTGGTCCTCGTCGCGGTCTTCGGTGTCTTGTTTCTCGGCGAGAAATTGTCCGGAGCGAACTGGCTCGGCGTCGTCATGATTGCAGCTGGCGCGGTCCTCATCGCCTATCGCGCGTGA
- a CDS encoding DUF2852 domain-containing protein, with translation MQLAAKLDEFGKPAWIALTVLGFIAWWPLGLAVLAFSIWSGRMGCGMKRGGFGPWAFRQDEGRRWGGRWGGPPSSGNRAFDEYREETLRRLEDEQREFRDFLERLRLAKDKAEFDQFMADRRNRPQTPPSQSDAQV, from the coding sequence ATGCAGCTCGCAGCGAAGCTGGACGAATTTGGCAAACCGGCCTGGATCGCCCTCACGGTGCTGGGCTTCATCGCCTGGTGGCCCTTGGGCCTGGCGGTCCTTGCCTTCTCAATATGGAGTGGACGTATGGGATGCGGTATGAAGCGCGGCGGTTTTGGCCCCTGGGCATTCCGCCAAGATGAAGGCCGGCGTTGGGGCGGCCGGTGGGGTGGACCGCCGTCGAGCGGAAACCGCGCCTTTGATGAGTACCGCGAAGAGACATTGCGCCGGCTCGAAGACGAGCAGCGCGAGTTCCGCGACTTCCTCGAGCGCCTCAGGCTGGCCAAGGACAAGGCCGAGTTCGACCAGTTCATGGCGGACCGCCGCAACCGCCCGCAGACGCCACCTTCCCAGTCTGACGCGCAGGTCTGA
- a CDS encoding MFS transporter has protein sequence MTLSSDKAAKDDQRSKDCRNTEGTDAGTSPAVDVGDGPAPTADDAALAETPRKPAAGEEGLPRTARNLASVAIAAAVSLSVIDGTAVNIALPHMARDLNVPAAQAIWLVNIYQLAVTIALLPLSALGDSHGYKRVYCVGLTVFTLASVLCAAAPSFEVLLAGRAIQGLGAAGVMSVNFALVRFIYPPHLLGVGAGRMAVIVALSIASGPTIGASILSVASWHWLFLLNVPIGLFALVASLRYLPLTPRSGRPFDATSTLLYAVVIGLFIRGVSTVGGAADRTLPIAELAVSAIVGVFFVRRQLKLPLPLLPIDLLKRPIFSLSILTSISSFATQAMTFLALAFYLQDSLGWPVIQAGFVMTAWPVAVACTAPLAGRLADRYPPPYVSSAGLVLMTIGIALLAMLPDAATRIDILWRLAFAGVGFGLFQTPNNITMLMGVPRARSGSASGMQSSARLVGQTLGVAAAAAVFGLLGHQAPTAMLTLAACTSGLAAILGAIRTRA, from the coding sequence ATGACGCTTTCCAGCGACAAAGCGGCCAAGGACGATCAGCGCTCCAAGGACTGCCGGAATACCGAGGGGACCGATGCGGGAACGTCTCCAGCCGTAGACGTGGGAGATGGGCCTGCGCCGACCGCAGATGACGCGGCGCTTGCCGAAACCCCGCGCAAGCCGGCCGCGGGCGAGGAAGGCCTGCCGCGCACCGCGCGCAACCTCGCTTCTGTTGCGATAGCTGCCGCGGTCTCTCTGTCTGTGATTGACGGCACCGCGGTCAATATCGCGCTGCCCCACATGGCCCGCGACCTCAATGTGCCTGCCGCACAAGCCATCTGGCTCGTCAACATCTACCAGCTCGCGGTGACCATCGCCCTGTTACCCCTCTCAGCCCTGGGTGACAGCCACGGCTACAAGCGGGTTTATTGCGTGGGTCTCACGGTTTTCACGCTCGCGTCGGTGCTTTGCGCCGCGGCGCCATCCTTCGAAGTGCTGCTGGCGGGCCGTGCCATCCAGGGTCTCGGCGCGGCCGGCGTCATGAGCGTGAATTTCGCTTTGGTGCGGTTCATCTATCCGCCGCATTTGCTTGGTGTCGGCGCCGGGCGGATGGCTGTGATCGTCGCTCTGTCCATTGCCTCGGGACCAACCATCGGCGCCTCAATCCTTTCCGTAGCCTCGTGGCACTGGCTGTTCCTCCTGAACGTTCCCATCGGCCTTTTCGCGCTTGTGGCATCGCTGCGCTACCTGCCGCTCACCCCTCGGTCGGGACGCCCCTTCGATGCGACCAGCACCTTGCTCTATGCCGTGGTGATCGGCCTGTTCATACGGGGTGTCAGCACCGTAGGCGGTGCGGCGGACCGGACTTTGCCGATTGCGGAGCTCGCCGTGTCCGCCATCGTGGGTGTGTTCTTCGTGCGCCGGCAGCTCAAGCTCCCGCTGCCCCTTCTGCCGATCGATCTGCTGAAACGGCCAATATTCAGCCTGTCGATTCTGACCTCGATCTCATCCTTTGCCACCCAGGCCATGACTTTCCTGGCGCTTGCCTTCTATCTCCAGGACAGCCTCGGCTGGCCCGTGATCCAGGCGGGGTTTGTGATGACTGCCTGGCCTGTGGCGGTCGCGTGTACGGCCCCCCTCGCTGGCCGCCTCGCCGACCGTTATCCCCCGCCCTATGTTTCCTCGGCGGGCTTGGTGCTCATGACGATCGGCATCGCTCTCCTCGCGATGCTGCCCGACGCGGCCACCAGGATCGATATTCTCTGGCGGCTGGCCTTCGCAGGCGTGGGCTTTGGCCTCTTCCAGACACCGAATAACATCACGATGCTCATGGGCGTTCCACGGGCCCGTAGCGGCAGCGCCAGCGGAATGCAGTCCTCGGCGCGCCTTGTCGGCCAGACCCTTGGCGTGGCCGCCGCCGCTGCCGTCTTCGGACTGCTTGGCCACCAAGCCCCCACCGCCATGCTGACCCTTGCCGCCTGCACCTCCGGCCTCGCTGCGATCTTAGGCGCCATTCGCACGAGAGCCTGA
- the ruvB gene encoding Holliday junction branch migration DNA helicase RuvB: MNTPSRLVTAEKRDDDQEMSLRPLALGEFIGQAAARANLGVFIEAAKTRGDALDHVLFVGPPGLGKTTLAQIVARELGVNFRSTSGPVIAKAGDLAAQLTNLEERDVLFIDEIHRLNPAVEEILYPAMEDYQLDLIIGEGPAARSVKIDLPKFTLVGATTRQGLLTTPLRDRFGIPIRLQFYTVEELELIVTRGARVLGIGMSEDGANEIARRARGTPRIAGRLLRRVRDFAIVGGNATVTRSVADKALGLLDVDGVGLDLMDRRYLTMIATSFGGGPVGIETIAAALSEPRDAIEEIIEPFLIQKGFVQRTPRGRMLTPHAFRHLGLAEPTREAPQMPLFDEGD; encoded by the coding sequence ATGAATACCCCTTCACGCCTCGTGACCGCCGAGAAGCGCGATGACGATCAGGAGATGTCACTGCGTCCGCTCGCGCTTGGTGAATTCATCGGCCAGGCGGCGGCGCGTGCGAATCTTGGCGTCTTCATCGAAGCGGCCAAGACGCGTGGTGATGCGCTCGACCATGTGCTGTTCGTGGGGCCGCCCGGCCTCGGCAAGACGACGCTGGCGCAGATCGTCGCGCGGGAGCTCGGCGTCAATTTCCGCTCGACCTCGGGGCCAGTGATCGCCAAGGCCGGAGATCTCGCCGCGCAGCTCACCAATCTGGAAGAGCGGGACGTGCTCTTCATCGATGAGATCCATCGTCTCAACCCGGCGGTCGAGGAAATTCTCTATCCGGCGATGGAGGACTACCAGCTCGATCTCATCATCGGCGAGGGGCCCGCGGCGCGCTCGGTCAAGATCGACCTGCCGAAATTCACCCTCGTCGGCGCGACAACCCGCCAGGGACTCCTGACGACGCCCCTGCGCGATCGCTTCGGCATCCCCATTCGCCTGCAGTTCTATACGGTGGAAGAGCTGGAGCTCATCGTGACGCGCGGGGCGCGCGTGCTCGGCATCGGCATGAGCGAGGACGGTGCCAATGAAATCGCCCGCCGCGCGCGCGGCACGCCGCGCATCGCCGGGCGTCTCCTGCGCCGCGTGCGTGATTTCGCGATCGTCGGCGGCAATGCGACGGTCACCCGGAGTGTCGCCGACAAGGCGCTGGGGCTGCTGGATGTGGACGGGGTCGGCCTTGACCTCATGGACCGGCGCTATCTCACGATGATCGCGACATCGTTCGGTGGCGGGCCGGTCGGGATCGAGACGATCGCGGCGGCGCTATCGGAGCCGCGGGACGCCATCGAGGAGATCATCGAGCCCTTCCTGATCCAGAAGGGCTTTGTCCAGCGCACGCCGCGCGGGCGCATGCTCACGCCACACGCTTTCCGCCATCTCGGCCTTGCCGAGCCGACGCGCGAGGCGCCACAGATGCCGCTGTTCGACGAAGGCGATTGA
- the ruvA gene encoding Holliday junction branch migration protein RuvA — protein MIGKLKGLVDSYGEDFVILDVGGVGYVVHCSTRTLQNLPQAGEAATLAIETHVREDMIRLYGFRSDAEREWFRILQTVQGVGAKVALAILSVLDPGALATAIAMADKAAVARAPGVGPKLAARLVAELKDKAPAFGVVDPIVANLAGAVEDRHAPQPAADAISALVNLGYGQPQAAAAIAAAMRQGGEDAPAATLIRLGLKELAR, from the coding sequence GTGATCGGTAAATTGAAGGGGCTCGTCGATTCCTACGGCGAGGATTTCGTGATCCTCGATGTGGGCGGCGTGGGCTATGTCGTGCATTGCTCGACGCGCACCCTTCAAAATCTGCCGCAGGCGGGGGAGGCCGCGACGCTCGCCATCGAAACCCATGTCCGCGAGGACATGATCCGCCTCTACGGTTTCCGCTCCGACGCGGAGCGCGAGTGGTTTCGCATTCTGCAGACGGTCCAGGGCGTCGGCGCGAAGGTGGCACTCGCCATCCTGTCGGTCCTTGATCCCGGCGCGCTTGCAACCGCCATCGCCATGGCTGACAAGGCAGCAGTCGCGCGCGCCCCGGGCGTCGGCCCGAAGCTCGCCGCCCGTCTCGTCGCCGAGCTGAAGGACAAGGCGCCGGCTTTCGGCGTCGTCGATCCGATCGTTGCGAATCTCGCCGGCGCCGTCGAGGATCGGCACGCCCCGCAGCCCGCGGCGGATGCCATCTCGGCGCTTGTCAATCTCGGCTATGGCCAACCGCAGGCGGCGGCGGCCATCGCGGCGGCCATGCGGCAGGGTGGGGAAGATGCGCCGGCGGCGACCTTGATCCGGCTCGGCCTTAAGGAACTGGCGCGATGA
- the ruvC gene encoding crossover junction endodeoxyribonuclease RuvC, with amino-acid sequence MIHPIRILGIDPGLRRTGWGVVAAEGSRLSFVACGCVESNGKLSLAERLRELHVGLTEVLERHGPHEVAVEETFVNKDAQATLKLGHARAIALLVPALADLSVAEYASNLVKKTVVGVGHAEKAQVGAMVRVLLPKATPKTADAADALAVAITHAQHRQARALARRVLESVS; translated from the coding sequence GTGATCCATCCGATTCGAATCCTCGGTATTGATCCCGGCCTGCGCCGGACGGGCTGGGGTGTCGTGGCGGCGGAAGGGTCGCGGCTGTCCTTCGTCGCCTGCGGCTGCGTGGAGTCCAACGGCAAGCTCAGCCTCGCGGAACGATTGCGGGAACTCCATGTCGGTCTAACCGAGGTCCTGGAGCGTCATGGGCCGCACGAGGTCGCCGTTGAGGAGACCTTCGTCAACAAGGACGCGCAAGCGACGCTGAAGCTCGGACATGCCCGCGCGATCGCACTGCTTGTCCCGGCGCTCGCCGACCTCTCCGTCGCCGAATACGCAAGCAACCTCGTGAAGAAGACGGTCGTTGGCGTCGGCCATGCCGAGAAGGCGCAGGTGGGAGCGATGGTGCGCGTGCTTCTGCCGAAGGCAACGCCCAAGACGGCAGACGCGGCGGATGCCCTCGCCGTGGCTATCACCCACGCCCAGCACAGGCAGGCCCGGGCTTTGGCGCGACGGGTTCTGGAGAGCGTATCGTGA
- the ybgC gene encoding tol-pal system-associated acyl-CoA thioesterase has translation MSETQRTDFSYLAGQLRGGVHRLPVRIYYEDTDFSGIVYHAGYLRFLERGRTDFLRLAGVDQSVLHDEGEGLAFAVRRMTIEFIRPARMDDVVEVETRMAEVRGASLVIAQSITRGDDVIVTADVRVALIRGGAPARIPEPLRRILSGDAKV, from the coding sequence ATGAGTGAAACGCAGCGCACCGACTTTTCTTATCTCGCCGGCCAATTGAGAGGCGGTGTTCACCGCCTGCCTGTGCGCATTTATTACGAGGATACAGATTTCTCGGGCATCGTCTATCACGCTGGATACTTGCGGTTCCTGGAAAGGGGCCGGACGGATTTCCTTCGCCTTGCGGGCGTCGACCAGTCTGTCCTTCATGATGAGGGCGAGGGCCTCGCTTTCGCCGTGCGGCGCATGACGATCGAATTCATCCGGCCGGCGCGCATGGATGATGTTGTCGAGGTGGAAACGCGCATGGCGGAGGTGCGCGGCGCGTCGCTCGTCATTGCGCAATCCATCACGCGAGGTGATGACGTGATCGTGACGGCTGACGTCCGCGTGGCACTGATCCGGGGAGGGGCGCCAGCCCGCATTCCCGAGCCATTGCGGCGCATTCTGAGCGGCGACGCGAAAGTCTAA
- a CDS encoding TetR/AcrR family transcriptional regulator translates to MSWSKKEGARGYHHGNLREALMQAALDLINEKGTAGATFAEAARRAGVSPAAPYRHFRDRDELLAAVAASGFAQFADALQTAWNQGHPSPAQAFERMGKAYLAFARDNPALYVAMFESGLPADASTELQQAAERAFGVLRSGAEALVATMPAAGRPPALMVALHIWSMAHGVASLFGRADAARRKVPMAPEDLLEAGFLIYLKGLGGAPE, encoded by the coding sequence ATGAGCTGGTCCAAAAAGGAGGGCGCGCGCGGCTATCATCACGGCAACCTGAGGGAGGCCCTGATGCAGGCAGCGCTCGACCTGATCAACGAAAAAGGCACGGCAGGCGCGACCTTCGCTGAGGCCGCCCGGCGCGCCGGTGTGAGCCCTGCCGCGCCCTATCGTCATTTCCGTGACAGGGACGAACTTCTGGCCGCCGTGGCTGCCTCGGGTTTCGCCCAGTTTGCCGACGCGCTCCAGACCGCCTGGAACCAGGGGCACCCGAGCCCGGCGCAGGCCTTTGAGCGGATGGGCAAGGCCTATCTCGCCTTTGCCCGCGATAATCCGGCGCTCTACGTGGCGATGTTCGAATCGGGCCTGCCGGCCGATGCGAGCACTGAGCTTCAGCAGGCGGCCGAGCGCGCCTTTGGTGTTCTGCGAAGCGGCGCCGAGGCTCTGGTCGCGACCATGCCGGCGGCGGGGCGCCCGCCCGCTCTCATGGTCGCTCTGCATATCTGGTCCATGGCCCATGGCGTCGCAAGCCTTTTCGGCCGGGCAGATGCTGCGCGGCGCAAGGTGCCGATGGCGCCGGAGGACCTGCTCGAGGCAGGGTTCCTCATCTACCTCAAGGGGCTGGGCGGGGCGCCGGAGTAA
- the tolR gene encoding protein TolR — MGMSLGASAGGGGGRRRRRRKHAAIADINMTPFIDVMLVLLIIFMVAAPLLTAGVPLDLPQTSAKPINVDQKPLTVSINAEGRVYLNEDEVQPSEVVARLQAQAPEGMEQRIYVRGAKNVNYGRVAEVMSLITAAGFKKVALITEPDQQS; from the coding sequence ATGGGCATGTCTCTCGGAGCATCGGCGGGCGGTGGTGGCGGACGGCGCAGGCGTCGCCGCAAGCACGCGGCCATAGCCGATATCAACATGACGCCGTTCATCGACGTCATGCTCGTGTTGCTGATCATCTTCATGGTGGCGGCACCGTTATTGACCGCCGGCGTGCCACTGGATCTGCCGCAAACCTCGGCCAAGCCGATCAATGTCGACCAGAAACCGCTGACGGTGTCGATCAATGCCGAGGGCCGCGTCTATCTCAATGAGGACGAGGTGCAGCCCTCCGAAGTGGTGGCACGCCTGCAAGCGCAGGCCCCGGAGGGCATGGAGCAGCGCATTTACGTGCGCGGCGCCAAGAACGTGAATTACGGCCGCGTCGCCGAGGTCATGTCGCTGATCACGGCTGCTGGCTTCAAGAAAGTCGCCCTTATCACCGAACCGGACCAGCAAAGCTGA
- a CDS encoding YebC/PmpR family DNA-binding transcriptional regulator gives MAGHSQFKNIMHRKGKQDAVRSKLFSKLAREITVSAKLGMPDPNMNPRLRAAILAARAENMPKDNIERAIKKASGGDGENYEEIRYEGYGPGGAALIVEAMTDNRNRTASDVRSYFGKAGGNLAETGAVAFMFDRVGLIEFDAGVASADAMLEAAVDAGADDVASSEDGHEVYCEQGALAEVSKVLEGHFGEPRKSKLIWKPQTPVAVDDETAEKLMRLMETLEDHDDVQNVYGNFEFSDAFLAKLADS, from the coding sequence ATGGCCGGACATTCACAGTTCAAGAATATCATGCACCGGAAGGGCAAACAGGATGCCGTCCGCTCCAAGCTCTTCTCCAAGCTCGCTCGCGAAATCACCGTGTCGGCCAAGCTCGGCATGCCCGACCCCAATATGAATCCACGCCTGCGCGCCGCCATCCTGGCCGCGCGTGCTGAGAACATGCCGAAGGACAACATCGAGCGCGCGATCAAGAAGGCCTCCGGCGGGGATGGCGAGAACTACGAGGAAATCCGCTATGAGGGCTATGGGCCCGGCGGCGCGGCGCTCATCGTCGAGGCGATGACGGACAACCGCAATCGGACCGCGTCCGATGTCCGTTCCTATTTCGGTAAGGCCGGAGGCAATCTCGCCGAGACCGGCGCGGTGGCCTTCATGTTCGACCGCGTGGGGCTGATCGAGTTCGACGCGGGTGTCGCTTCCGCCGATGCGATGCTCGAGGCCGCCGTCGATGCCGGCGCCGACGACGTAGCGTCCAGCGAAGATGGCCATGAGGTCTATTGCGAGCAGGGCGCGCTGGCCGAAGTCTCCAAGGTGCTCGAAGGGCATTTCGGCGAGCCGCGCAAGTCCAAGCTCATCTGGAAGCCGCAGACACCGGTGGCCGTGGACGACGAGACCGCCGAGAAGCTCATGCGTCTGATGGAGACGCTCGAGGACCACGACGACGTGCAGAACGTTTACGGCAACTTTGAATTCTCGGACGCTTTTCTCGCCAAGCTCGCGGATTCCTGA
- the tolQ gene encoding protein TolQ, with product MNPAEVTQAALPHAGGGSLLELFWQAHIVVKLVMLGLIAASVWCWAIVIDKSLLFARTKRAMDRFEEVFWSGQSLEELYRSLHNRPTQGLATLFTAAMREWKRSFEGGGRSMASLSQRIDKVLDVSIQRETARLESRLLVLATVGSSAPFIGLFGTVWGIMTAFQSIAASKNTSLAVVAPGIAEALFATAIGLFAAIPAVIAYNKLQAEAAKAQGRMETFADEFSAILSRQIDERAAA from the coding sequence ATGAATCCGGCCGAGGTTACCCAGGCGGCTCTGCCCCACGCGGGCGGTGGTTCGCTGCTGGAGTTGTTCTGGCAGGCGCACATCGTTGTCAAACTGGTGATGCTAGGCCTGATCGCCGCGTCGGTGTGGTGCTGGGCCATTGTCATCGACAAATCGCTCCTCTTCGCACGCACCAAGCGTGCGATGGACCGCTTTGAGGAAGTGTTCTGGTCGGGCCAATCCCTGGAGGAGCTTTATCGCTCCCTGCACAACCGCCCGACCCAAGGATTGGCCACCTTGTTCACCGCCGCGATGCGCGAATGGAAGCGCTCGTTCGAGGGGGGCGGCCGTTCGATGGCGAGTCTCTCCCAACGGATCGACAAGGTGCTCGACGTTTCCATCCAGCGGGAGACCGCGCGCCTTGAATCGCGCTTGCTGGTTCTCGCCACCGTCGGATCGTCGGCGCCGTTCATCGGCCTTTTCGGCACGGTCTGGGGGATCATGACAGCCTTCCAGTCGATCGCCGCATCCAAGAACACCAGTCTGGCCGTCGTTGCGCCGGGCATCGCAGAGGCCTTGTTCGCAACGGCCATCGGCCTGTTCGCCGCCATCCCGGCCGTCATCGCCTACAACAAGCTGCAGGCAGAGGCCGCCAAGGCGCAGGGGCGTATGGAGACTTTCGCGGACGAGTTTTCTGCCATTCTGTCGCGGCAGATCGACGAGCGGGCTGCCGCCTGA
- a CDS encoding efflux RND transporter periplasmic adaptor subunit, whose translation MAESTNPPADNEVRPMPATRRRRSRWRLVLAAVTVLAAGAGAMGYMRAASETETRAEPVTAVATRGDIEDAVSALGNIQPRDYVDVGAQVSGQLKQIHVVVGQEVPNNFLLAEIDPVVLVARVEGGRAQLASLKAQLVDRQAQATLARQVFERQGRLRRDKATSEEAYESADAAARSAEAQVDMLKAQISQVESTIRGDEATLGYTKIFAPMAGTVVSLTARKGQTLNTNQQAPIILRIADLSTMTIWTQVSEADVSRLKLGMKAYFNTLGMPQRRWTGTLRQIMPTPEVVNNVVLYTALFDVANPKQELMTQMTAQVYFVVAEAHDVVSVPFSAVKRSGRERKATVDVVRDDGSIETRPVEVGVTNRVLAEIRAGIEPGERVVIGNRTDDARTAQGGRPGGPPGLPRMRF comes from the coding sequence ATGGCCGAGAGCACCAATCCGCCGGCGGACAACGAGGTGCGGCCCATGCCAGCCACACGACGCCGACGCTCGCGCTGGCGCCTCGTGCTCGCCGCCGTCACCGTGCTAGCCGCGGGAGCCGGGGCCATGGGCTACATGCGTGCCGCCTCGGAAACCGAGACGCGGGCAGAACCTGTAACGGCGGTGGCGACGCGCGGTGATATCGAGGATGCTGTATCCGCTCTCGGCAACATTCAGCCGCGGGACTATGTGGATGTGGGCGCCCAGGTGTCGGGCCAGCTCAAGCAGATCCACGTTGTCGTGGGCCAGGAAGTGCCCAACAATTTCCTGCTGGCCGAGATTGATCCTGTCGTGCTTGTCGCGCGGGTGGAGGGTGGACGGGCCCAGCTCGCGAGCCTGAAGGCTCAGCTCGTCGATCGGCAGGCGCAGGCAACCCTTGCCCGCCAGGTCTTTGAACGGCAGGGCAGGCTGCGCCGCGACAAGGCGACGAGCGAAGAGGCCTACGAGAGCGCCGATGCAGCGGCGCGCTCAGCCGAGGCACAGGTCGATATGCTGAAAGCCCAGATCAGCCAGGTCGAATCGACCATTCGCGGGGATGAGGCTACGCTCGGCTACACCAAGATCTTCGCGCCCATGGCCGGAACGGTGGTTTCGCTGACCGCGCGCAAGGGCCAGACGCTGAACACCAATCAGCAGGCGCCGATCATCCTGCGCATCGCCGACCTGTCGACCATGACGATCTGGACCCAGGTCTCGGAAGCGGATGTGTCGCGGCTCAAGCTCGGCATGAAAGCCTATTTCAATACGCTCGGCATGCCGCAGCGGCGCTGGACGGGCACGCTTCGGCAGATCATGCCGACGCCCGAAGTCGTCAACAACGTGGTGCTCTATACCGCGCTGTTCGATGTCGCCAATCCCAAGCAGGAATTGATGACGCAGATGACGGCGCAGGTCTATTTCGTGGTGGCGGAGGCCCATGATGTCGTCTCTGTACCGTTTTCTGCGGTGAAACGAAGCGGTCGCGAGCGGAAAGCGACCGTCGATGTCGTCCGTGATGATGGCTCGATCGAGACCCGGCCCGTGGAGGTCGGCGTGACCAATCGTGTGTTGGCCGAAATCCGCGCCGGTATTGAACCCGGCGAGCGTGTGGTGATCGGCAACCGCACCGACGACGCCCGCACCGCGCAGGGCGGCCGCCCCGGCGGCCCTCCGGGCCTGCCCCGCATGCGCTTCTGA
- the tolB gene encoding Tol-Pal system beta propeller repeat protein TolB — protein sequence MRISSFLSPMPGRGVAIDTGVDGRNILQRTISDAAPRLRRMLQRGRNGMARGGLFAWRGVAIGAAAFIASAVVQPARAEITITLDRANFQPLPVAITDFAGDGDLGAKIAGVISANLRRCGYFVPLDRQNMPPSMAGFDAVPQFQQWQALNVQGLVTGRVTREGSGRLKVEFRLWDVPAGQQLTGQQYFTDPANWRRIAHIISDAVFTRLTGLKGMFDTKIVFVDESGPKESRRKRLAVMDQDGANVRFLTRGEDLVVTPRFSPTSSEIAYMAQRRGSQPHIQLLNLDTNQREMVGNFPDMTSSPRFSPDGSKLLLSLQQGGNANIYVMDLRSRTTTRLTSTNAIDTSPSFSPDGSQIVFESDRGGQPQLYVMPASGGEARRISFGQGTYGQPVWSPRGDYIAFTRQSGGRFGIGIMKPDGSGERLLTEGFHNEGPTWAPNGQFLMLWRDGGGANGGRIFMVDITGRVEVPVPTPSFASDPAWSSVLTEIR from the coding sequence ATGCGCATTTCCTCCTTTCTCTCTCCGATGCCCGGACGAGGTGTCGCCATCGATACCGGCGTTGACGGTCGCAACATCCTTCAACGCACCATCAGCGATGCCGCGCCGCGCCTCCGACGCATGCTGCAGCGCGGCCGGAATGGGATGGCGCGCGGTGGGCTATTTGCCTGGCGGGGGGTTGCTATCGGCGCGGCGGCCTTCATTGCGTCGGCGGTGGTGCAGCCTGCCCGTGCCGAGATCACCATCACCTTGGATCGGGCGAACTTTCAGCCGCTGCCTGTAGCGATCACCGATTTTGCGGGTGACGGCGACCTCGGCGCGAAGATTGCCGGCGTGATTTCCGCGAACCTCAGGCGCTGTGGCTACTTCGTTCCCCTGGATCGCCAGAACATGCCTCCGAGCATGGCCGGTTTCGATGCCGTGCCGCAGTTTCAGCAATGGCAGGCTCTGAATGTTCAAGGTCTTGTGACGGGCCGCGTCACGCGCGAGGGCTCCGGACGCCTCAAGGTAGAGTTCCGTCTGTGGGATGTGCCCGCAGGCCAGCAGCTCACCGGCCAGCAGTATTTCACGGATCCCGCCAATTGGCGCCGCATCGCGCATATCATCTCGGACGCGGTGTTCACGCGGCTCACTGGGCTCAAGGGCATGTTCGACACGAAGATCGTCTTCGTCGACGAATCCGGCCCCAAGGAAAGCCGTCGCAAGCGTCTCGCGGTCATGGACCAGGATGGCGCCAACGTCCGTTTCCTGACGCGTGGCGAGGATCTCGTCGTGACGCCGCGCTTTTCGCCGACGAGTTCCGAAATTGCCTATATGGCCCAGCGCCGCGGATCCCAACCGCATATCCAGTTGCTCAATCTCGACACGAATCAGCGCGAGATGGTCGGCAACTTCCCTGACATGACCTCCAGCCCGCGCTTCTCGCCGGATGGAAGCAAGCTTCTGCTCAGCCTTCAGCAGGGCGGCAACGCCAACATCTACGTGATGGACCTGCGCTCGCGAACAACCACCCGGTTGACGTCGACCAATGCGATCGACACGAGTCCCTCCTTTTCGCCGGACGGGTCGCAGATCGTCTTCGAGTCGGACCGGGGCGGCCAGCCGCAGCTCTATGTCATGCCGGCGTCGGGCGGCGAAGCGCGCCGCATCTCGTTCGGCCAGGGCACATACGGCCAGCCGGTCTGGTCGCCACGCGGCGATTATATCGCCTTCACCCGCCAGAGCGGTGGCCGTTTCGGCATCGGCATCATGAAGCCGGATGGTTCCGGCGAACGTCTGCTCACGGAAGGCTTCCATAACGAAGGCCCGACATGGGCGCCAAACGGTCAGTTCTTGATGCTGTGGCGGGACGGTGGTGGCGCAAACGGGGGCCGGATCTTCATGGTCGACATCACCGGCCGTGTCGAAGTGCCGGTGCCGACTCCGTCGTTCGCGTCCGATCCAGCGTGGTCGTCCGTTCTGACGGAAATTCGCTGA